One window of Mesorhizobium sp. PAMC28654 genomic DNA carries:
- the polA gene encoding DNA polymerase I, giving the protein MKKGDHLFLVDGSGYIFRAYHALPPLTRKSDGLPVGAVSGFCNMLWKLMLDARNTDVGIVPTHFAVIFDYSSKTFRNELYPEYKANRSAPPEDLIPQFGLIRQATRAFNLPCVEMEGFEADDLIATYARLAREAGGDTTVISSDKDLMQLVGATVGMYDPMKDRQIGIPEVIEKWGVPPEKMVDLQALTGDSVDNVPGVPGIGPKTAAQLLEQFGDLDTLLARAGEIKQDKRRESIVANAEKARISRQLVTLKDDVPVSEGLDDFVLHAPDGPKLIGFLKTMEFTSLTRRVAEATGTDVGDVQAVSVTVERADAAHGPDVGSGAAIAQPASRSQTSEAGETVGAAKEGDTPSLLSAFRLERATAAKIDTTAYHCIRDVAALKAWVAEATEAGLAAFDVRATSSDPMQAELIGLSIATAPGRAAYIPFAHKSGNGDLLGGGVLENQIPLRDALALLKPLLEDKSVLKIAQNLKYDLVVMSRYGIDVAPFDDTMLISYVLDAGTHHGHGLDALAEKWLGHIPLQLKDVTGSGKSAVGFDQVAVDKATAHAAEDADMTLRLWLVLKPRLAAKGLVSVYERLERPLVPVLARMEQRGISVDRQILSRLSGELAQGAARLEEEIYQLIGERINIGSPKQLGDILFGRMGLPGGSKTKTGQWSTSAQLLEDLAAEGHELPRKIVDWRQLTKLKSTYTDALPGFIHPDTKRVHTSYALAATTTGRLSSSDPNLQNIPVRTAEGRKIRTAFITDKSHRLVSADYSQIELRVLAHVAEIPQLRQAFADGADIHAITASEMFNVPVEGMPSEIRRRAKAINFGIIYGISAFGLANQLSIPREEAGNYIKKYFERFPGIRDYIEETKAYAREHGFVETIFGRRIHYPDIRSSNPSLRAFNERASINARLQGTAADIIRRAMVRMEEALDKAGLSARMLLQVHDELIFETVEAEVEATIPVVRHVMENAAMPAVSMSVPLHVDARAANNWDEAH; this is encoded by the coding sequence ATGAAAAAAGGCGATCATCTCTTCCTTGTCGACGGCTCCGGCTACATCTTCCGCGCCTATCACGCGCTACCCCCGCTGACCCGCAAATCCGACGGATTGCCGGTGGGCGCGGTCTCGGGCTTCTGCAACATGCTGTGGAAGCTGATGCTCGATGCCCGCAACACCGATGTCGGCATCGTGCCGACGCATTTCGCCGTCATCTTCGACTATTCGTCGAAAACCTTCCGCAATGAACTCTATCCCGAATACAAGGCCAACCGCTCGGCGCCGCCGGAAGACCTGATCCCGCAGTTCGGCCTGATCCGCCAGGCGACGAGGGCGTTCAACCTGCCCTGCGTCGAGATGGAAGGTTTCGAGGCCGACGACCTGATCGCCACCTATGCAAGGCTCGCCCGTGAGGCGGGCGGCGACACCACCGTGATCTCGTCCGACAAGGACCTGATGCAATTGGTGGGCGCCACGGTCGGCATGTACGACCCGATGAAGGATCGCCAGATCGGCATCCCCGAAGTCATCGAGAAATGGGGCGTGCCGCCCGAAAAGATGGTCGACCTGCAGGCACTGACCGGTGACTCCGTCGACAACGTGCCGGGCGTGCCTGGCATCGGCCCAAAAACGGCGGCGCAGTTGCTCGAGCAGTTCGGCGACCTCGACACGCTGCTGGCCCGCGCTGGCGAGATCAAGCAGGACAAGCGTCGGGAATCGATCGTCGCCAACGCTGAAAAGGCACGCATCTCGCGTCAGCTGGTGACGCTGAAGGATGACGTGCCGGTCAGCGAAGGCCTGGACGATTTCGTGCTGCATGCGCCGGATGGGCCCAAGCTCATCGGCTTCCTCAAGACCATGGAATTCACCTCGCTGACGCGACGCGTGGCGGAAGCGACCGGAACCGATGTTGGTGACGTACAGGCCGTTTCGGTTACCGTCGAGCGTGCCGATGCAGCGCACGGGCCGGATGTCGGCTCAGGCGCTGCTATCGCCCAACCGGCCTCCAGGTCGCAGACGTCGGAGGCGGGCGAAACCGTCGGCGCTGCGAAGGAAGGCGACACCCCTTCGCTTCTCTCGGCATTTCGCCTTGAGCGCGCGACCGCCGCCAAGATCGATACGACAGCCTATCACTGCATACGCGACGTCGCGGCCTTGAAGGCCTGGGTCGCCGAGGCGACGGAAGCCGGCCTTGCCGCCTTCGACGTCAGGGCGACATCATCCGATCCGATGCAGGCCGAGTTGATCGGCTTGTCCATCGCCACGGCACCTGGCCGCGCCGCCTACATCCCCTTTGCCCACAAGAGCGGCAATGGCGACTTGCTCGGCGGCGGCGTCCTGGAAAACCAGATCCCGCTTCGCGACGCGCTGGCGCTGCTGAAGCCACTGCTCGAGGACAAATCGGTTCTCAAGATCGCGCAGAACCTGAAATACGATCTTGTCGTGATGAGCCGTTATGGCATCGATGTCGCACCTTTCGACGACACGATGCTGATCTCCTATGTGCTCGATGCCGGCACCCACCATGGTCACGGACTGGATGCGCTTGCCGAGAAATGGCTTGGTCATATCCCTCTCCAGCTCAAGGACGTGACCGGCTCCGGCAAAAGCGCGGTCGGTTTCGACCAGGTCGCCGTCGACAAGGCGACCGCCCATGCGGCTGAAGACGCCGACATGACACTCAGGCTCTGGCTGGTGCTGAAGCCGCGGCTTGCCGCCAAGGGCCTTGTATCCGTCTACGAGCGGCTGGAGCGGCCTCTGGTGCCGGTGCTGGCGCGCATGGAGCAGCGCGGCATCTCGGTCGACCGGCAGATCCTGTCGCGGCTCTCAGGCGAACTGGCGCAAGGTGCGGCACGGCTGGAAGAGGAAATCTACCAGCTCATCGGCGAGCGCATCAACATTGGCTCGCCAAAGCAGCTCGGTGACATCCTGTTCGGGCGCATGGGCCTTCCCGGCGGTTCCAAGACCAAGACCGGCCAGTGGTCGACCTCGGCGCAGCTTCTGGAAGACCTCGCCGCCGAGGGTCATGAATTGCCGCGCAAGATCGTCGACTGGCGCCAGCTCACCAAGCTGAAATCGACCTATACCGACGCCCTGCCCGGTTTCATCCATCCGGATACCAAGCGCGTGCACACCTCCTACGCGCTGGCAGCGACGACGACTGGCCGGCTGTCGTCTTCCGACCCGAACCTGCAGAACATTCCGGTGCGCACGGCTGAAGGCCGCAAGATCAGGACCGCCTTCATCACCGACAAGAGCCACCGGCTGGTCTCGGCCGACTACAGCCAGATCGAATTGCGGGTGCTAGCCCATGTCGCGGAAATCCCGCAGCTGCGGCAGGCATTCGCCGACGGCGCCGACATCCACGCCATCACCGCGTCGGAAATGTTCAACGTGCCGGTCGAAGGCATGCCCTCGGAAATCCGCCGCCGGGCCAAGGCTATCAATTTCGGCATCATCTACGGCATCTCGGCCTTCGGCCTCGCCAACCAGCTGTCGATCCCGCGCGAGGAAGCCGGCAACTACATCAAGAAATATTTCGAGCGCTTCCCGGGCATCCGCGACTACATCGAGGAGACCAAGGCCTACGCCCGCGAACACGGCTTTGTCGAAACGATCTTCGGCCGCCGCATCCATTATCCGGATATAAGATCGTCCAATCCCTCGCTCCGCGCGTTCAACGAGCGCGCCTCGATCAACGCCCGGCTGCAAGGCACGGCCGCCGACATCATCCGCCGCGCCATGGTCCGCATGGAGGAGGCACTGGACAAGGCTGGCCTTTCGGCCCGCATGCTGCTGCAGGTCCACGACGAACTGATCTTCGAGACCGTAGAGGCGGAGGTCGAAGCAACGATCCCGGTCGTGCGTCATGTCATGGAAAACGCGGCCATGCCGGCGGTGTCGATGTCTGTGCCGCTGCATGTCGACGCCCGTGCCGCCAACAACTGGGACGAGGCGCATTAG